Below is a genomic region from Flammeovirgaceae bacterium SG7u.111.
CTGCTTTAATGTTGCTAAAATTTGTAAAATCCTTGTGTAAAATCTCTTTTATCTTGGGATGAGAAATGTCAATTGAGTTCCTGTTGATTAATAAAATTTTTTCAATTGTTGAATCATCGATGCATTCCAACAACACACCCTTACCAACCATACCAGTTGAACCTGTTAATATAACTTTCATAACTTAGTTATTCGTTTTTATGTTCGGAAACTTCAACCATAACTACCCGAATAGAGCCAGGTTTAAAAAGGTTCATTTCGTCTTCATTAATCTTTGCCTGAATTTCCGTGTTATTAATATCTTCTCGAAATTGATTGAATGCCTCTGGATCTGACCAAATAGATTCTGTTACTACATCATATTCTAATTCTCCTGAAAAGCCTTGAGGGTAAATTATCTGGTTACCCAGAAGAAAATTTCTTCTTATGGTGCATTTTTTTAAAATAGGAAGAAGTTCAACACATAAAGGTGTATGTTGATTTGTATAGTAGTTTGCAAAATCTTCGTGCGACATTCCGTCTTTTCGCTTTGCGAAGGTTAAATATTTCACCATTGATTTTTTATTTTAGAATTAATTTAATTGTCTGTATTTATTTGGTGACATACCAACTTTCTTTTTAAAAAGGGTTCCGAATGACTGTGGATACTCAAAACCTAAATCGTAAGCAATACCACTTACGGATGCATTTGATGACAATAATAGATTTTTAGCTTTTTCAATAAGGTGAGAATGGATATGCTCTTGCGTATTCTTTCCTGTCTCTTTTTTCAGTAAATCACTCAAATAGTTTGGCGAAAGATTCACTTGGTCTGCACAAAATTTTACAGTTGGAATCCCTTGTTGTATGGAATTGTCCGTATTAAAAAAATTCACCAATAATTCTTCTATTTTTTCTACAACATCTTGTTGGTGTGTACTACGGGTATAAAATTGACGGTCGTAAAATCTATTGCAATAGTTGAGTAATAATTCCAAATTAGATACAATTACGGTTTGACTATGCTTGTCTATATTTTGCTGACATTCGTCTTCTATTGCATCTATGCATCGTGAGATTTTTTCCTTTTCCTTTTCCGATAGATGTAACGCTTCATTGGACTTATAAGAAAAGAAACCATATGATTTTATGTTTTTGCCTAAATCAGATTTTTGAATTAAATCTGAATGAAAGTATAATGCCCAACCGTTTTCATTTAATGTTTCAGGTTGTTTTTTTGCTTCGAATACTTGTCCAGGAGAACTAAAGACCAACGTTCCTTCTTCAAAATCGTAGTATTGTCTGCCATACTGAAGTTCACAATTCTCGAATTTTAAAGAAATCATATAAAAATCCCAAATGTATTTTTGATTGAACAGCTCTTTAGAGAGTTTCACATCTTTCATATTAACCAATGAAATTGCCGGATGCATAGGCTTGTTCAATCCTAAAAGGTGATGCATCTGACTAATTGATTTTATTTCTCTAAATTCTTTCATCTTGTTAATATAATGATTTACATATCAGATTTCTTTGAATAAATTACCCGAAAAACACATCATTTGCGTGCATGGTATCCATATATTCTTTCCATGTACAAACCTTTCCGTCTTTAATTTCCATTAGAATATGAAAATGGTTGTTGTACGTTTTACCACTAATATGCTTTCCAAGAGATTCAGCTTCAATGGCAACCCGACTACCTTCTACTGTCATGCCTTTTGCAGTAAGGCTTAGTCCTTGAGGAAAACCTTCTCTTGTTCTTTTACCAGCTACAATTACAAAATCTTTGGTATGTGTGCCTGAAATTGGCATACTACCAGCTACCCAGACAACAGCATCTTCTGCAAAAACTTCATTTACATATTCCCAATTATCATTACTAATTGCTTCTATTACTTTCTGTGCTAACACTCTATTAGCTTCAGTGCTTTTTAAATTCTCCATTTTAATTAGATTTTTTATTAAAAAATTGTTCAATTTAATTTTACAACCATTGGTTCAATGCCTTTACTGTAATTTGTTCAAGCTTTTCTCTTTTTGATTCTATTTGAGCTTCGCTATGAGGTGGCGTAATTTGGTCTTCTGCTACATATACTCCTGTAACGTCTTTATATTCAGATGATATGGCTAGTCTTACGATTCTGTCTGCACCAACTTCGGTTGGTGATGCCATAATATTCATCATAAATTGCATTAGTTTCGCTCCTCCTTTCAGGTGTCGCAATAAGTTCGATTTGATGTATCCAGGATAAAGGTAATTTACCGAGACACCGCTGTTTTTAAGTCTTTCAGCTAAA
It encodes:
- a CDS encoding EthD domain-containing protein — encoded protein: MSHEDFANYYTNQHTPLCVELLPILKKCTIRRNFLLGNQIIYPQGFSGELEYDVVTESIWSDPEAFNQFREDINNTEIQAKINEDEMNLFKPGSIRVVMVEVSEHKNE
- a CDS encoding helix-turn-helix transcriptional regulator; translated protein: MKEFREIKSISQMHHLLGLNKPMHPAISLVNMKDVKLSKELFNQKYIWDFYMISLKFENCELQYGRQYYDFEEGTLVFSSPGQVFEAKKQPETLNENGWALYFHSDLIQKSDLGKNIKSYGFFSYKSNEALHLSEKEKEKISRCIDAIEDECQQNIDKHSQTVIVSNLELLLNYCNRFYDRQFYTRSTHQQDVVEKIEELLVNFFNTDNSIQQGIPTVKFCADQVNLSPNYLSDLLKKETGKNTQEHIHSHLIEKAKNLLLSSNASVSGIAYDLGFEYPQSFGTLFKKKVGMSPNKYRQLN
- a CDS encoding nuclear transport factor 2 family protein, which encodes MENLKSTEANRVLAQKVIEAISNDNWEYVNEVFAEDAVVWVAGSMPISGTHTKDFVIVAGKRTREGFPQGLSLTAKGMTVEGSRVAIEAESLGKHISGKTYNNHFHILMEIKDGKVCTWKEYMDTMHANDVFFG